The following coding sequences are from one Danio rerio strain Tuebingen ecotype United States chromosome 21, GRCz12tu, whole genome shotgun sequence window:
- the pwwp2a gene encoding PWWP domain-containing protein 2A isoform X4 — protein sequence MAAVAAEPGAAAASTTAGDGVEYEPEPGEHVVELEARSVPEMELCHQPEDVDAVQECSQVQMEIRRPDLQAAGKALAAHADGERSESGGSWGRLDTVEQPVLIDYRCTDVSDYGEAFSPKVEAANEVSPFDSSPCQLLPISDSQPSVVFLHSLPSQVPSEPETGLSPAVEYDPLSSHPADLECELIGFTQQDPEPEPANDAPAGSELKAHEDAFHDIPHPSDPLDSLSTAEETSLGESVGQSCISDFSTVSSKDSPELAAAVDRSLISSVEMSSHPLHQQSFKTELSEPDTDTKAPVLCVAEPEGDERLVLGSEVRVTLDHIIDDALVVSFRLGEKIFSGVLMDLSRRFGPYGIPITMFPKREYKDKPESMQLKMEAFQSETDKGDAQGSSNAPIKDPVDASDAPLKDSAETPSAPQPCPNPQPNPWTSKPPPLFQEGAPYPPPLFIRDTYNQSLPQPLPRKIKRPKRRLYREEPTSIMNAIKLRPRQVLCDKCKGAVVQGDKRETRRGPISDCRSDDAKRRRNDNTTAAASKRPRSDPRSEEKGRGSDGPKRQGSAVRVSSSTGSTLAHSQVKGAAAGNKMVKGVSTTTSSANSRVQLNAKKVLQSKNVDHSKAREVLKMAKAQRRQKETDTGSSGNAKAITRAAAFQEAHQKVHFTRRLQQISGGGPGSNPLPPRMRIKPQSAATLKGC from the exons ATGGCGGCCGTGGCTGCGGAGCCAGGAGCTGCTGCGGCATCAACAACAGCGGGGGACGGGGTGGAATACGAGCCCGAGCCAGGTGAACATGTGGTCGAGCTAGAGGCCCGCTCCGTCCCGGAAATGGAGCTTTGTCACCAACCCGAGGATGTGGATGCAGTTCAGGAATGCAGCCAGGTCCAAATGGAAATCAGAAGGCCGGACCTTCAAGCCGCGGGAAAAGCCCTCGCTGCCCATGCGGACGGCGAACGCTCCGAGTCGGGGGGCTCTTGGGGCCGCCTGGACACCGTCGAGCAGCCCGTGCTCATAGACTACAGATGTACGGACGTTTCCGACTACGGGGAAGCCTTCTCGCCGAAGGTGGAGGCAGCAAACGAGGTCAGTCCTTTCGACTCAAGCCCCTGCCAACTGCTCCCCATCTCCGACTCGCAGCCCTCTGTGGTCTTCTTGCATTCCCTCCCCTCTCAGGTCCCTTCGGAGCCTGAAACCGGACTGTCTCCGGCTGTCGAATACGACCCGCTGTCGAGCCATCCCGCCGATCTGGAGTGTGAACTGATCGGCTTTACGCAGCAGGACCCGGAGCCCGAGCCCGCGAATGATGCTCCGGCCGGGTCGGAACTCAAAGCTCACGAGGATGCTTTCCATGACATCCCGCACCCGTCCGATCCCCTGGATTCCCTGTCCACCGCGGAGGAGACCTCGCTGGGGGAGTCGGTGGGTCAGAGCTGCATTAGTGACTTCTCCACAGTTTCCAGCAAGGACTCTCCCGAACTCGCAGCGGCAGTGGACCGGTCACTCATCTCATCGGTGGAGATGAGCTCACATCCTCTCCATCAGCAGAGCTTCAAGACGGAGCTCAGCGAACCAGACACGGACACCAAAGCCCCGGTTCTGTGTGTAGCGGAGCCCGAGGGAGATGAGCGTCTGGTGCTGGGTTCGGAGGTCCGAGTGACGCTGGACCACATCATCGACGACGCGCTAGTGGTGTCGTTCCGATTAGGCGAGAAGATCTTCTCCGGGGTGCTCATGGACCTCTCGAGAAG GTTCGGACCTTATGGGATTCCTATAACCATGTTCCCCAAAAGAGAGTATAAGGACAAGCCAGAATCTATGCAGCTAAAGATGGAGGCATTCCAGTCAGAGACAGATAAAGGTGATGCTCAAGGATCTAGTAATGCCCCAATTAAGGACCCTGTGGATGCTTCGGATGCCCCTCTAAAGGACTCCGCTGAGACTCCTTCAGCACCCCAACCCTGTCCTAACCCTCAACCTAACCCATGGACCTCAAAACCACCTCCTTTGTTTCAGGAGGGAGCCCCTTATCCACCTCCACTGTTCATCAGGGACACCTACAACCAGTCGTTACCTCAGCCTCTACCGCGCAAAATTAAACGGCCCAAGCGTAGGCTGTATCGAGAGGAGCCCACTTCTATAATGAATGCCATCAAGCTCCGACCAAGACAAGTTTTGTGTGATAAATGTAAAGGGGCTGTGGTGCAAGGGGACAAACGTGAGACACGCAGAGGGCCCATTTCAGACTGTCGGAGTGATGATGCCAAAAGACGGCGTAACGACAACACAACGGCAGCTGCTAGTAAGCGACCTCGTAGTGATCCACGCTCTGAAGAAAAGGGCCGTGGTTCTGATGGGCCCAAACGGCAAGGTTCGGCTGTACGTGTGTCATCATCCACCGGCTCTACTCTGGCCCATAGTCAGGTCAAAGGTGCAGCTGCAGGGAATAAAATGGTAAAGGGGGTGTCCACTACAACATCTTCTGCCAACTCTCGAGTGCAGCTCAATGCCAAAAAAGTGCTTCAGAGCAAAAACGTTGACCACTCTAAAGCGCGAGAAGTGCTGAAGATGGCCAAAGCTCAGAGAAGACAGAAAGAGACAGACACGGGAAGTAGTGGGAACGCTAAGGCCATAACCAGGGCTGCTGCTTTTCAGGAAGCCCACCAGAAGGTCCACTTTACTCGGCGACTGCAGCAGATCAGTGGAGGAGGTCCAGGTTCCAACCCTCTGCCCCCTAGGATGCGCATCAAGCCCCAAAG TGCTGCAACTCTGAAGGGCTGCTGA
- the pwwp2a gene encoding PWWP domain-containing protein 2A isoform X6, with protein MAAVAAEPGAAAASTTAGDGVEYEPEPGEHVVELEARSVPEMELCHQPEDVDAVQECSQVQMEIRRPDLQAAGKALAAHADGERSESGGSWGRLDTVEQPVLIDYRCTDVSDYGEAFSPKVEAANEVPSEPETGLSPAVEYDPLSSHPADLECELIGFTQQDPEPEPANDAPAGSELKAHEDAFHDIPHPSDPLDSLSTAEETSLGESVGQSCISDFSTVSSKDSPELAAAVDRSLISSVEMSSHPLHQQSFKTELSEPDTDTKAPVLCVAEPEGDERLVLGSEVRVTLDHIIDDALVVSFRLGEKIFSGVLMDLSRRFGPYGIPITMFPKREYKDKPESMQLKMEAFQSETDKGDAQGSSNAPIKDPVDASDAPLKDSAETPSAPQPCPNPQPNPWTSKPPPLFQEGAPYPPPLFIRDTYNQSLPQPLPRKIKRPKRRLYREEPTSIMNAIKLRPRQVLCDKCKGAVVQGDKRETRRGPISDCRSDDAKRRRNDNTTAAASKRPRSDPRSEEKGRGSDGPKRQGSAVRVSSSTGSTLAHSQVKGAAAGNKMVKGVSTTTSSANSRVQLNAKKVLQSKNVDHSKAREVLKMAKAQRRQKETDTGSSGNAKAITRAAAFQEAHQKVHFTRRLQQISGGGPGSNPLPPRMRIKPQSAATLKGC; from the exons ATGGCGGCCGTGGCTGCGGAGCCAGGAGCTGCTGCGGCATCAACAACAGCGGGGGACGGGGTGGAATACGAGCCCGAGCCAGGTGAACATGTGGTCGAGCTAGAGGCCCGCTCCGTCCCGGAAATGGAGCTTTGTCACCAACCCGAGGATGTGGATGCAGTTCAGGAATGCAGCCAGGTCCAAATGGAAATCAGAAGGCCGGACCTTCAAGCCGCGGGAAAAGCCCTCGCTGCCCATGCGGACGGCGAACGCTCCGAGTCGGGGGGCTCTTGGGGCCGCCTGGACACCGTCGAGCAGCCCGTGCTCATAGACTACAGATGTACGGACGTTTCCGACTACGGGGAAGCCTTCTCGCCGAAGGTGGAGGCAGCAAACGAG GTCCCTTCGGAGCCTGAAACCGGACTGTCTCCGGCTGTCGAATACGACCCGCTGTCGAGCCATCCCGCCGATCTGGAGTGTGAACTGATCGGCTTTACGCAGCAGGACCCGGAGCCCGAGCCCGCGAATGATGCTCCGGCCGGGTCGGAACTCAAAGCTCACGAGGATGCTTTCCATGACATCCCGCACCCGTCCGATCCCCTGGATTCCCTGTCCACCGCGGAGGAGACCTCGCTGGGGGAGTCGGTGGGTCAGAGCTGCATTAGTGACTTCTCCACAGTTTCCAGCAAGGACTCTCCCGAACTCGCAGCGGCAGTGGACCGGTCACTCATCTCATCGGTGGAGATGAGCTCACATCCTCTCCATCAGCAGAGCTTCAAGACGGAGCTCAGCGAACCAGACACGGACACCAAAGCCCCGGTTCTGTGTGTAGCGGAGCCCGAGGGAGATGAGCGTCTGGTGCTGGGTTCGGAGGTCCGAGTGACGCTGGACCACATCATCGACGACGCGCTAGTGGTGTCGTTCCGATTAGGCGAGAAGATCTTCTCCGGGGTGCTCATGGACCTCTCGAGAAG GTTCGGACCTTATGGGATTCCTATAACCATGTTCCCCAAAAGAGAGTATAAGGACAAGCCAGAATCTATGCAGCTAAAGATGGAGGCATTCCAGTCAGAGACAGATAAAGGTGATGCTCAAGGATCTAGTAATGCCCCAATTAAGGACCCTGTGGATGCTTCGGATGCCCCTCTAAAGGACTCCGCTGAGACTCCTTCAGCACCCCAACCCTGTCCTAACCCTCAACCTAACCCATGGACCTCAAAACCACCTCCTTTGTTTCAGGAGGGAGCCCCTTATCCACCTCCACTGTTCATCAGGGACACCTACAACCAGTCGTTACCTCAGCCTCTACCGCGCAAAATTAAACGGCCCAAGCGTAGGCTGTATCGAGAGGAGCCCACTTCTATAATGAATGCCATCAAGCTCCGACCAAGACAAGTTTTGTGTGATAAATGTAAAGGGGCTGTGGTGCAAGGGGACAAACGTGAGACACGCAGAGGGCCCATTTCAGACTGTCGGAGTGATGATGCCAAAAGACGGCGTAACGACAACACAACGGCAGCTGCTAGTAAGCGACCTCGTAGTGATCCACGCTCTGAAGAAAAGGGCCGTGGTTCTGATGGGCCCAAACGGCAAGGTTCGGCTGTACGTGTGTCATCATCCACCGGCTCTACTCTGGCCCATAGTCAGGTCAAAGGTGCAGCTGCAGGGAATAAAATGGTAAAGGGGGTGTCCACTACAACATCTTCTGCCAACTCTCGAGTGCAGCTCAATGCCAAAAAAGTGCTTCAGAGCAAAAACGTTGACCACTCTAAAGCGCGAGAAGTGCTGAAGATGGCCAAAGCTCAGAGAAGACAGAAAGAGACAGACACGGGAAGTAGTGGGAACGCTAAGGCCATAACCAGGGCTGCTGCTTTTCAGGAAGCCCACCAGAAGGTCCACTTTACTCGGCGACTGCAGCAGATCAGTGGAGGAGGTCCAGGTTCCAACCCTCTGCCCCCTAGGATGCGCATCAAGCCCCAAAG TGCTGCAACTCTGAAGGGCTGCTGA
- the pwwp2a gene encoding PWWP domain-containing protein 2A isoform X3: MAAVAAEPGAAAASTTAGDGVEYEPEPGEHVVELEARSVPEMELCHQPEDVDAVQECSQVQMEIRRPDLQAAGKALAAHADGERSESGGSWGRLDTVEQPVLIDYRCTDVSDYGEAFSPKVEAANEVSPFDSSPCQLLPISDSQPSVVFLHSLPSQVPSEPETGLSPAVEYDPLSSHPADLECELIGFTQQDPEPEPANDAPAGSELKAHEDAFHDIPHPSDPLDSLSTAEETSLGESVGQSCISDFSTVSSKDSPELAAAVDRSLISSVEMSSHPLHQQSFKTELSEPDTDTKAPVLCVAEPEGDERLVLGSEVRVTLDHIIDDALVVSFRLGEKIFSGVLMDLSRRFGPYGIPITMFPKREYKDKPESMQLKMEAFQSETDKGDAQGSSNAPIKDPVDASDAPLKDSAETPSAPQPCPNPQPNPWTSKPPPLFQEGAPYPPPLFIRDTYNQSLPQPLPRKIKRPKRRLYREEPTSIMNAIKLRPRQVLCDKCKGAVVQGDKRETRRGPISDCRSDDAKRRRNDNTTAAASKRPRSDPRSEEKGRGSDGPKRQGSAVRVSSSTGSTLAHSQVKGAAAGNKMVKGVSTTTSSANSRVQLNAKKVLQSKNVDHSKAREVLKMAKAQRRQKETDTGSSGNAKAITRAAAFQEAHQKVHFTRRLQQISGGGPGSNPLPPRMRIKPQRSENAVKPLKKSNS; the protein is encoded by the exons ATGGCGGCCGTGGCTGCGGAGCCAGGAGCTGCTGCGGCATCAACAACAGCGGGGGACGGGGTGGAATACGAGCCCGAGCCAGGTGAACATGTGGTCGAGCTAGAGGCCCGCTCCGTCCCGGAAATGGAGCTTTGTCACCAACCCGAGGATGTGGATGCAGTTCAGGAATGCAGCCAGGTCCAAATGGAAATCAGAAGGCCGGACCTTCAAGCCGCGGGAAAAGCCCTCGCTGCCCATGCGGACGGCGAACGCTCCGAGTCGGGGGGCTCTTGGGGCCGCCTGGACACCGTCGAGCAGCCCGTGCTCATAGACTACAGATGTACGGACGTTTCCGACTACGGGGAAGCCTTCTCGCCGAAGGTGGAGGCAGCAAACGAGGTCAGTCCTTTCGACTCAAGCCCCTGCCAACTGCTCCCCATCTCCGACTCGCAGCCCTCTGTGGTCTTCTTGCATTCCCTCCCCTCTCAGGTCCCTTCGGAGCCTGAAACCGGACTGTCTCCGGCTGTCGAATACGACCCGCTGTCGAGCCATCCCGCCGATCTGGAGTGTGAACTGATCGGCTTTACGCAGCAGGACCCGGAGCCCGAGCCCGCGAATGATGCTCCGGCCGGGTCGGAACTCAAAGCTCACGAGGATGCTTTCCATGACATCCCGCACCCGTCCGATCCCCTGGATTCCCTGTCCACCGCGGAGGAGACCTCGCTGGGGGAGTCGGTGGGTCAGAGCTGCATTAGTGACTTCTCCACAGTTTCCAGCAAGGACTCTCCCGAACTCGCAGCGGCAGTGGACCGGTCACTCATCTCATCGGTGGAGATGAGCTCACATCCTCTCCATCAGCAGAGCTTCAAGACGGAGCTCAGCGAACCAGACACGGACACCAAAGCCCCGGTTCTGTGTGTAGCGGAGCCCGAGGGAGATGAGCGTCTGGTGCTGGGTTCGGAGGTCCGAGTGACGCTGGACCACATCATCGACGACGCGCTAGTGGTGTCGTTCCGATTAGGCGAGAAGATCTTCTCCGGGGTGCTCATGGACCTCTCGAGAAG GTTCGGACCTTATGGGATTCCTATAACCATGTTCCCCAAAAGAGAGTATAAGGACAAGCCAGAATCTATGCAGCTAAAGATGGAGGCATTCCAGTCAGAGACAGATAAAGGTGATGCTCAAGGATCTAGTAATGCCCCAATTAAGGACCCTGTGGATGCTTCGGATGCCCCTCTAAAGGACTCCGCTGAGACTCCTTCAGCACCCCAACCCTGTCCTAACCCTCAACCTAACCCATGGACCTCAAAACCACCTCCTTTGTTTCAGGAGGGAGCCCCTTATCCACCTCCACTGTTCATCAGGGACACCTACAACCAGTCGTTACCTCAGCCTCTACCGCGCAAAATTAAACGGCCCAAGCGTAGGCTGTATCGAGAGGAGCCCACTTCTATAATGAATGCCATCAAGCTCCGACCAAGACAAGTTTTGTGTGATAAATGTAAAGGGGCTGTGGTGCAAGGGGACAAACGTGAGACACGCAGAGGGCCCATTTCAGACTGTCGGAGTGATGATGCCAAAAGACGGCGTAACGACAACACAACGGCAGCTGCTAGTAAGCGACCTCGTAGTGATCCACGCTCTGAAGAAAAGGGCCGTGGTTCTGATGGGCCCAAACGGCAAGGTTCGGCTGTACGTGTGTCATCATCCACCGGCTCTACTCTGGCCCATAGTCAGGTCAAAGGTGCAGCTGCAGGGAATAAAATGGTAAAGGGGGTGTCCACTACAACATCTTCTGCCAACTCTCGAGTGCAGCTCAATGCCAAAAAAGTGCTTCAGAGCAAAAACGTTGACCACTCTAAAGCGCGAGAAGTGCTGAAGATGGCCAAAGCTCAGAGAAGACAGAAAGAGACAGACACGGGAAGTAGTGGGAACGCTAAGGCCATAACCAGGGCTGCTGCTTTTCAGGAAGCCCACCAGAAGGTCCACTTTACTCGGCGACTGCAGCAGATCAGTGGAGGAGGTCCAGGTTCCAACCCTCTGCCCCCTAGGATGCGCATCAAGCCCCAAAG GTCAGAGAATGCTGTAAAACCATTGAAAAAAAGTAACAGTTGA
- the pwwp2a gene encoding PWWP domain-containing protein 2A isoform X5, producing MAAVAAEPGAAAASTTAGDGVEYEPEPGEHVVELEARSVPEMELCHQPEDVDAVQECSQVQMEIRRPDLQAAGKALAAHADGERSESGGSWGRLDTVEQPVLIDYRCTDVSDYGEAFSPKVEAANEVPSEPETGLSPAVEYDPLSSHPADLECELIGFTQQDPEPEPANDAPAGSELKAHEDAFHDIPHPSDPLDSLSTAEETSLGESVGQSCISDFSTVSSKDSPELAAAVDRSLISSVEMSSHPLHQQSFKTELSEPDTDTKAPVLCVAEPEGDERLVLGSEVRVTLDHIIDDALVVSFRLGEKIFSGVLMDLSRRFGPYGIPITMFPKREYKDKPESMQLKMEAFQSETDKGDAQGSSNAPIKDPVDASDAPLKDSAETPSAPQPCPNPQPNPWTSKPPPLFQEGAPYPPPLFIRDTYNQSLPQPLPRKIKRPKRRLYREEPTSIMNAIKLRPRQVLCDKCKGAVVQGDKRETRRGPISDCRSDDAKRRRNDNTTAAASKRPRSDPRSEEKGRGSDGPKRQGSAVRVSSSTGSTLAHSQVKGAAAGNKMVKGVSTTTSSANSRVQLNAKKVLQSKNVDHSKAREVLKMAKAQRRQKETDTGSSGNAKAITRAAAFQEAHQKVHFTRRLQQISGGGPGSNPLPPRMRIKPQRSENAVKPLKKSNS from the exons ATGGCGGCCGTGGCTGCGGAGCCAGGAGCTGCTGCGGCATCAACAACAGCGGGGGACGGGGTGGAATACGAGCCCGAGCCAGGTGAACATGTGGTCGAGCTAGAGGCCCGCTCCGTCCCGGAAATGGAGCTTTGTCACCAACCCGAGGATGTGGATGCAGTTCAGGAATGCAGCCAGGTCCAAATGGAAATCAGAAGGCCGGACCTTCAAGCCGCGGGAAAAGCCCTCGCTGCCCATGCGGACGGCGAACGCTCCGAGTCGGGGGGCTCTTGGGGCCGCCTGGACACCGTCGAGCAGCCCGTGCTCATAGACTACAGATGTACGGACGTTTCCGACTACGGGGAAGCCTTCTCGCCGAAGGTGGAGGCAGCAAACGAG GTCCCTTCGGAGCCTGAAACCGGACTGTCTCCGGCTGTCGAATACGACCCGCTGTCGAGCCATCCCGCCGATCTGGAGTGTGAACTGATCGGCTTTACGCAGCAGGACCCGGAGCCCGAGCCCGCGAATGATGCTCCGGCCGGGTCGGAACTCAAAGCTCACGAGGATGCTTTCCATGACATCCCGCACCCGTCCGATCCCCTGGATTCCCTGTCCACCGCGGAGGAGACCTCGCTGGGGGAGTCGGTGGGTCAGAGCTGCATTAGTGACTTCTCCACAGTTTCCAGCAAGGACTCTCCCGAACTCGCAGCGGCAGTGGACCGGTCACTCATCTCATCGGTGGAGATGAGCTCACATCCTCTCCATCAGCAGAGCTTCAAGACGGAGCTCAGCGAACCAGACACGGACACCAAAGCCCCGGTTCTGTGTGTAGCGGAGCCCGAGGGAGATGAGCGTCTGGTGCTGGGTTCGGAGGTCCGAGTGACGCTGGACCACATCATCGACGACGCGCTAGTGGTGTCGTTCCGATTAGGCGAGAAGATCTTCTCCGGGGTGCTCATGGACCTCTCGAGAAG GTTCGGACCTTATGGGATTCCTATAACCATGTTCCCCAAAAGAGAGTATAAGGACAAGCCAGAATCTATGCAGCTAAAGATGGAGGCATTCCAGTCAGAGACAGATAAAGGTGATGCTCAAGGATCTAGTAATGCCCCAATTAAGGACCCTGTGGATGCTTCGGATGCCCCTCTAAAGGACTCCGCTGAGACTCCTTCAGCACCCCAACCCTGTCCTAACCCTCAACCTAACCCATGGACCTCAAAACCACCTCCTTTGTTTCAGGAGGGAGCCCCTTATCCACCTCCACTGTTCATCAGGGACACCTACAACCAGTCGTTACCTCAGCCTCTACCGCGCAAAATTAAACGGCCCAAGCGTAGGCTGTATCGAGAGGAGCCCACTTCTATAATGAATGCCATCAAGCTCCGACCAAGACAAGTTTTGTGTGATAAATGTAAAGGGGCTGTGGTGCAAGGGGACAAACGTGAGACACGCAGAGGGCCCATTTCAGACTGTCGGAGTGATGATGCCAAAAGACGGCGTAACGACAACACAACGGCAGCTGCTAGTAAGCGACCTCGTAGTGATCCACGCTCTGAAGAAAAGGGCCGTGGTTCTGATGGGCCCAAACGGCAAGGTTCGGCTGTACGTGTGTCATCATCCACCGGCTCTACTCTGGCCCATAGTCAGGTCAAAGGTGCAGCTGCAGGGAATAAAATGGTAAAGGGGGTGTCCACTACAACATCTTCTGCCAACTCTCGAGTGCAGCTCAATGCCAAAAAAGTGCTTCAGAGCAAAAACGTTGACCACTCTAAAGCGCGAGAAGTGCTGAAGATGGCCAAAGCTCAGAGAAGACAGAAAGAGACAGACACGGGAAGTAGTGGGAACGCTAAGGCCATAACCAGGGCTGCTGCTTTTCAGGAAGCCCACCAGAAGGTCCACTTTACTCGGCGACTGCAGCAGATCAGTGGAGGAGGTCCAGGTTCCAACCCTCTGCCCCCTAGGATGCGCATCAAGCCCCAAAG GTCAGAGAATGCTGTAAAACCATTGAAAAAAAGTAACAGTTGA